From Yersinia hibernica, a single genomic window includes:
- the zipA gene encoding cell division protein ZipA, with protein MMQDLRLILIVVGAIAIIALLLHGLWTSRKERSSLFRDRPVKRPKQERVEAPIESLDEGVGEVRVRTAHPQEKPSFNHIDDDDDVLPVIQHTETQPVQVKAAASQKPFASVQTDYDDPLLGGLSAEQPPHESQRDPLLGSVEESYSPSRPAAPQQVAEHAAVVAAKPEESPPEPARELKPQKLKETVLVLHVAAHHGGALGGEILLQSVLQSGFQFGEMGIFHRHLSPAGSGPVLFSLANMVKPGSFDPDTMSDFSTPGVSMFMMVPSYGDANQNFKLMLQSAQRIADDVGGVVLDDERRMMTPQKLETYKARIREVLDANASA; from the coding sequence ATGATGCAGGATTTGCGTCTGATATTAATCGTTGTTGGCGCGATCGCCATAATAGCGTTGTTATTGCATGGTTTATGGACCAGCCGTAAAGAACGCTCGTCACTTTTTCGCGATCGCCCAGTTAAACGTCCGAAACAAGAACGTGTTGAAGCCCCGATCGAGAGTCTCGATGAAGGGGTGGGAGAAGTGCGCGTCCGCACTGCTCATCCACAAGAGAAGCCTTCGTTTAATCATATTGATGACGACGACGATGTATTGCCGGTTATTCAGCATACTGAGACTCAGCCGGTACAGGTTAAGGCGGCCGCTAGCCAGAAACCTTTTGCTTCAGTGCAAACAGATTATGACGACCCTCTTTTGGGTGGGCTATCTGCTGAGCAACCACCGCATGAATCACAGCGTGATCCTTTGCTGGGCTCGGTTGAAGAATCTTATTCGCCATCGCGTCCCGCAGCACCACAACAGGTGGCTGAACATGCAGCTGTTGTGGCTGCGAAGCCTGAGGAATCACCGCCGGAACCTGCTCGTGAGCTGAAACCGCAAAAACTGAAAGAAACCGTTTTGGTGTTGCATGTTGCTGCCCACCACGGTGGTGCGCTGGGCGGCGAAATCTTGCTGCAAAGTGTGCTGCAGTCTGGTTTCCAGTTTGGTGAAATGGGGATTTTCCATCGCCATCTTAGCCCCGCCGGCAGTGGCCCAGTATTATTCAGCTTGGCCAACATGGTGAAACCCGGCTCCTTTGACCCTGACACCATGTCAGACTTCTCAACACCGGGTGTCTCAATGTTTATGATGGTGCCGTCTTATGGCGATGCTAACCAAAACTTCAAGTTGATGCTGCAATCAGCTCAACGTATTGCCGATGATGTCGGTGGTGTGGTATTGGATGATGAGCGCCGCATGATGACCCCGCAAAAATTGGAAACCTATAAGGCCCGCATCCGCGAAGTATTGGATGCCAACGCAAGCGCCTGA